From Streptomyces asiaticus, one genomic window encodes:
- a CDS encoding M28 family metallopeptidase, producing the protein MAAAGTAVAALVSAAPATSAAASAPHTADARTALAAPDISVANVKAHLTQLQSIATANGGNRAHGRPGYKASLDYIKGKLDAAGYTTTVQQFTSGGATGYNLIADWPGGDTNNVVFSGAHLDSVTAGPGINDNGSGSAGILETALTVARQGAKPTKHLRFAWWGAEERGMVGSTSYINNLPSSERAKIDGYLNFDMIGSPNPGYFVYDDDPGIESVFKAFFSAKGVPTEIETEGDGRSDHAPFKNKGIPVGGLFSGADYTKTAAQAQKWGGTSGQAFDRCYHRSCDTSSNIDDTALDRNSDAIAYAVWTLGGA; encoded by the coding sequence ATGGCCGCGGCCGGTACGGCGGTCGCCGCCCTGGTCTCGGCCGCCCCCGCCACCTCCGCCGCGGCGTCGGCACCGCACACGGCGGACGCCCGTACCGCGCTCGCGGCACCCGACATCTCCGTGGCCAATGTGAAGGCCCATCTGACCCAGTTGCAGTCCATCGCCACCGCCAACGGCGGCAACCGCGCCCATGGCCGGCCCGGGTACAAGGCGTCGCTCGACTACATCAAGGGCAAGCTGGACGCCGCCGGATACACCACCACCGTGCAGCAGTTCACCTCCGGCGGTGCCACCGGCTACAACCTCATCGCCGACTGGCCCGGCGGCGACACCAACAACGTGGTGTTCTCCGGCGCCCATCTCGACTCCGTCACCGCGGGCCCCGGGATCAACGACAACGGCTCGGGCTCCGCCGGAATCCTGGAGACCGCGCTCACCGTGGCCCGGCAGGGCGCGAAGCCCACCAAGCATCTGCGGTTCGCCTGGTGGGGCGCCGAGGAGCGCGGAATGGTCGGCTCCACCTCCTACATCAACAACCTGCCGTCATCCGAACGGGCGAAGATCGACGGCTATCTCAACTTCGACATGATCGGCTCGCCCAACCCCGGCTACTTCGTCTATGACGACGACCCCGGGATCGAGTCGGTCTTCAAGGCGTTCTTCTCCGCCAAGGGCGTGCCCACCGAGATCGAGACCGAGGGCGACGGCCGCTCCGACCATGCGCCGTTCAAGAACAAGGGCATCCCGGTGGGCGGTCTCTTCAGCGGCGCCGACTACACCAAGACCGCCGCCCAGGCGCAGAAGTGGGGCGGCACCTCCGGTCAGGCGTTCGACCGCTGCTACCACCGCTCGTGCGACACCTCGAGCAACATCGACGACACCGCCCTGGACCGCAACAGCGACGCCATCGCCTACGCGGTCTGGACGCTCGGCGGCGCCTGA
- the rarD gene encoding EamA family transporter RarD translates to MTPQDQQDRVDRAGLLYGFAAYGIWGLVPLFWPLLEPAAAVEILAHRMVWSLAAVGLVLLVLRRWSWIRPLLRQPRRLGMIALAATVISVNWGLYIWGVNSGHVVETALGYFINPLVSIAFGVLLLRERLRPAQWAAVGVGVVAVAVLTVGYGKLPWIALTLAFSFATYGLAKKRVGLDGLESLAAETAVQFLPALGFLIWLGTHGGSTFASEGAGHAALLASCGFVTALPLICFGASAVRLPLSTIGMLQYVAPTFQFVLGLVVFHESMPPERWAGFALVWLALALLTWDALRTARRARRALADAAARAGALSATVEADVVPDPDVVPEAVVPEAVVPEVAASDVVSDAAVPDARPGPISGG, encoded by the coding sequence GTGACGCCGCAGGACCAGCAGGACCGCGTCGATCGCGCCGGTCTCCTCTACGGCTTCGCGGCGTACGGCATCTGGGGGCTGGTGCCGCTCTTCTGGCCGCTGCTGGAGCCCGCCGCGGCGGTGGAGATCCTCGCCCACCGGATGGTGTGGTCACTGGCGGCCGTCGGTCTGGTGCTGCTGGTGCTGCGCCGCTGGAGCTGGATACGGCCGCTGCTGCGGCAGCCCCGGCGGCTGGGCATGATCGCGCTCGCCGCGACCGTGATCTCGGTCAACTGGGGCCTGTACATCTGGGGCGTCAACAGCGGGCATGTGGTGGAGACCGCGCTCGGATACTTCATCAATCCGCTGGTCAGCATCGCCTTCGGGGTGCTGCTGCTGCGTGAGCGGCTGCGGCCCGCGCAGTGGGCGGCGGTCGGCGTCGGGGTGGTGGCCGTGGCCGTGCTGACGGTGGGCTACGGCAAGCTGCCGTGGATCGCGCTCACCCTCGCCTTCAGCTTCGCGACGTACGGGCTGGCCAAGAAGCGGGTCGGTCTCGACGGGCTGGAGTCGCTGGCCGCCGAGACCGCCGTGCAGTTCCTGCCCGCGCTCGGCTTCCTGATCTGGCTCGGAACGCACGGCGGCAGCACGTTCGCGAGCGAGGGCGCCGGGCACGCGGCGCTGCTGGCGAGCTGCGGCTTCGTCACGGCGCTGCCGCTGATCTGCTTCGGGGCCTCGGCGGTGCGGCTGCCGCTGTCGACGATCGGGATGCTCCAGTACGTGGCGCCGACCTTCCAGTTCGTCCTCGGGCTCGTCGTCTTCCACGAGTCGATGCCACCCGAACGGTGGGCGGGCTTCGCCCTTGTCTGGCTCGCGCTCGCGCTGCTGACCTGGGACGCGCTGCGCACCGCCCGGCGGGCGCGGCGGGCGCTGGCCGACGCCGCCGCGCGGGCGGGGGCGCTGTCCGCGACAGTGGAGGCCGATGTGGTTCCGGACCCGGATGTCGTGCCGGAGGCCGTCGTACCCGAGGCCGTCGTGCCGGAGGTCGCCGCGTCGGACGTCGTCTCGGACGCCGCCGTGCCCGATGCCCGGCCGGGACCGATATCCGGCGGGTGA
- a CDS encoding SDR family oxidoreductase, with product MSIVVTGATGHLGRLVVEGLLEKVPADQITAVVRDTAKAADLADRGVRLHVADYNRPETLAGAFAAGDKVLLISGSEVGQRVPQHQAVIDAAKEAGVALLAYTSILGGPAADFSLADEHKVTEQAITDSGLPYVLLRNGWYNENYTENLSTVLEHGAVVGAAGEGRVASAARADYAAAAVAVLTGEGHEGKAYELSGDTAWGFAEYAEVVARQSGKEIVYGAVSPAEYQSILTGAGVPEPFAVILSDVEAAIERGRLDATPGDLSRLIGRPTTPIADSVAAALKG from the coding sequence ATGAGCATCGTCGTCACCGGAGCCACCGGCCACCTCGGCCGCCTCGTCGTCGAGGGGCTGCTGGAGAAGGTTCCCGCCGACCAGATCACCGCGGTCGTGCGCGACACCGCGAAGGCCGCCGACCTCGCCGACCGCGGGGTGCGGCTGCACGTGGCCGACTACAACCGGCCCGAGACGCTCGCCGGCGCCTTCGCCGCCGGCGACAAGGTGCTGCTGATCTCCGGCAGCGAGGTCGGGCAGCGGGTGCCGCAGCACCAGGCCGTGATCGACGCCGCCAAGGAGGCCGGCGTCGCGCTGCTCGCCTACACCAGCATCCTGGGCGGCCCCGCCGCCGACTTCTCGCTGGCTGATGAGCACAAGGTCACCGAGCAGGCGATCACCGACTCCGGTCTGCCGTATGTGCTGCTGCGCAACGGCTGGTACAACGAGAACTACACCGAGAACCTCTCCACCGTCCTGGAGCACGGTGCCGTCGTGGGCGCCGCGGGCGAGGGCCGGGTCGCCTCCGCCGCGCGCGCCGACTACGCGGCGGCCGCCGTCGCCGTCCTGACCGGTGAGGGCCACGAGGGCAAGGCGTACGAGCTGTCCGGCGACACCGCCTGGGGCTTCGCCGAGTACGCCGAGGTGGTCGCCCGGCAGTCCGGCAAGGAGATCGTCTACGGCGCCGTCTCCCCCGCCGAGTACCAGTCCATCCTCACCGGCGCGGGCGTCCCCGAGCCGTTCGCCGTGATCCTCTCCGATGTCGAGGCGGCCATCGAGCGCGGCCGGCTGGACGCCACCCCGGGCGATCTGTCCCGGCTCATAGGCCGTCCGACCACGCCCATCGCGGACTCGGTGGCGGCCGCGCTCAAGGGCTGA
- a CDS encoding APC family permease, with the protein MADTAAPLQPPDRPGYRLKRLLLGPPLVTERIRREKLHNPAALGVLASDCISSTAYGSEEMLRVLVPVIGVAAFTMILPVTGAILLVLLVVTLCYSDVVTIYTRAGGSYVVARENFGPDIAQIASVALLVDYIVTVAVQVSAGTNAIISFAHLVGGTWTGIDHLQLPLSALVILILAYGNLRGLREAGRVFMVPAYLFILAVGLMLVVGVIRGLAGTLPHADVHAAGAMPLGTAGSGWLYGASLFIVLRSFANGGSSLTGLEAISNSVSVFRDPKGRNARRTLVTMSCVLGTLVLGVSALAHFTHAIPYRDGTPTVLAQEAHLVFGGGVLGALGLAFVQLATALILYTGANTPFTGFPFLASFVAEDRFLPRQLTRRGHRLAFSNGIVSLAVVALALLVVTEANVDRLVALYAIGVFTAFTMAGAGMTAYHLRRREPGRTWKVAVNFITAVVSAAVVLIFGITKFTEGAWLVVVVFPLGVWALIRINREYRAEAAALEAVPRPGDDVPRWRRHVVFVLADSIDLATVKALRYAHELRPDEVRAVHFMVDEAHARRLMARWEATAGVTAALEVVECPDRRLRHAVRELAARTTEDGQTALTLLVPRRTYASPLGKLLHRGTAESLAKALERLPGVAVTILPFAVSLAARERGPREREAGQREPGEHEPGERPGSE; encoded by the coding sequence ATGGCCGACACCGCCGCCCCGCTCCAGCCCCCCGACCGCCCCGGCTACCGCCTCAAGCGACTGCTGCTCGGCCCACCCCTGGTCACCGAGCGGATCCGGCGCGAGAAGCTGCACAATCCGGCCGCGCTGGGCGTGCTGGCCTCCGACTGCATCTCCTCGACGGCGTACGGCAGCGAGGAGATGCTGCGGGTGCTGGTGCCGGTCATCGGGGTCGCGGCGTTCACCATGATCCTCCCGGTGACCGGGGCGATCCTGCTGGTGCTGCTGGTGGTCACGCTCTGCTACAGCGATGTGGTGACGATCTACACCCGGGCCGGCGGCTCGTATGTGGTGGCGCGGGAGAACTTCGGCCCGGACATCGCCCAGATCGCGTCCGTGGCGCTGCTGGTGGACTACATCGTCACCGTCGCGGTCCAGGTCTCGGCGGGCACCAACGCGATCATCTCGTTCGCCCATCTCGTCGGCGGCACCTGGACCGGTATCGACCATCTCCAACTGCCCCTGAGCGCCTTGGTGATCCTGATCCTCGCCTACGGGAATCTGCGCGGACTGCGGGAGGCCGGGCGGGTCTTCATGGTGCCCGCCTACCTGTTCATCCTCGCCGTCGGCCTGATGCTGGTGGTCGGCGTGATCCGCGGCCTGGCCGGGACGCTGCCGCACGCCGATGTGCACGCGGCGGGCGCCATGCCCCTGGGCACCGCGGGCAGCGGCTGGCTCTACGGCGCCTCGCTCTTCATCGTGCTGCGCTCGTTCGCCAACGGCGGCTCCTCGCTGACCGGTCTGGAGGCGATCTCCAACAGCGTCTCCGTCTTCCGCGACCCCAAGGGCCGCAACGCCCGCCGCACGCTGGTCACGATGAGCTGCGTCCTGGGCACGCTGGTCCTCGGGGTCTCCGCCCTGGCCCACTTCACCCACGCCATCCCGTACCGGGACGGCACCCCGACCGTTCTCGCGCAGGAGGCCCATCTGGTCTTCGGCGGCGGGGTACTGGGCGCCCTGGGGCTGGCGTTCGTCCAGCTGGCGACCGCGCTCATCCTCTACACGGGCGCCAACACGCCCTTCACCGGCTTCCCCTTCCTGGCCAGCTTCGTGGCCGAGGACCGCTTTCTGCCCCGGCAGCTGACCCGGCGCGGCCACCGGCTGGCCTTCTCCAACGGGATCGTGTCGCTGGCCGTGGTGGCGCTGGCGCTGCTGGTGGTCACCGAGGCCAATGTGGACCGGCTGGTGGCGCTGTACGCGATCGGGGTGTTCACCGCCTTCACCATGGCCGGGGCCGGGATGACGGCCTATCATCTGCGGCGCCGGGAGCCGGGGCGGACGTGGAAGGTCGCGGTGAACTTCATCACCGCGGTGGTCTCCGCGGCCGTGGTGCTGATCTTCGGGATCACCAAGTTCACCGAGGGCGCCTGGCTGGTCGTGGTGGTCTTCCCGCTCGGGGTCTGGGCGCTGATCCGGATCAACCGCGAGTACCGCGCGGAGGCGGCCGCCCTGGAGGCGGTGCCACGCCCCGGGGACGACGTCCCGCGCTGGCGGCGCCATGTGGTCTTCGTCCTGGCGGACAGCATCGACCTGGCGACGGTCAAGGCGCTGCGGTACGCGCATGAGCTGCGGCCCGACGAGGTCCGCGCGGTGCACTTCATGGTGGACGAGGCCCATGCCCGGCGGCTGATGGCGCGCTGGGAGGCCACGGCTGGGGTGACGGCCGCGCTGGAGGTCGTGGAGTGCCCGGACCGGCGGCTGCGCCACGCGGTGAGGGAGCTGGCGGCCCGTACCACCGAGGACGGCCAGACCGCGCTGACCCTGCTGGTGCCGCGCCGCACCTATGCCTCCCCGCTGGGCAAGCTGCTGCACAGGGGCACGGCGGAGTCACTGGCCAAGGCGCTGGAGCGGCTGCCGGGCGTCGCGGTGACGATCCTGCCGTTCGCCGTCAGCCTCGCGGCACGGGAGCGGGGGCCGCGGGAGCGGGAGGCCGGGCAGCGGGAACCCGGGGAGCACGAGCCCGGGGAGCGGCCCGGCTCCGAATGA
- a CDS encoding 2-oxoacid:ferredoxin oxidoreductase subunit beta translates to MTDTIAEGAASARHALSLVPKTDTKQTMKDFKSDQEVRWCPGCGDYAVLAAVQGFMPELGLAKENIVFVSGIGCSSRFPYYMNTYGMHSIHGRAPAIATGLAASRRDLSVWVVTGDGDALSIGGNHLIHALRRNVNLKILLFNNRIYGLTKGQYSPTSEVGKITKSTPMGSLDAPFNPLSLALGAEAGFVARTVDSDRKHLTEVLRQAAAHPGTALVEIYQNCNIFNDGAFEALKDKDQAQEAVIRLEHGQPIRFGTDQSKGVIRNQRTGDLEVVTVTAENEHQVLVHDAHAASPTTAFALTRLADADTLHHTPIGVLRDVERPVYDTQMSDQLDNAVELKGKGDLGALLAGGDTWTVVG, encoded by the coding sequence ATGACTGACACCATCGCCGAGGGCGCGGCATCGGCTCGGCACGCGCTCTCCCTGGTGCCCAAGACCGACACCAAGCAGACGATGAAGGACTTCAAGTCCGACCAGGAGGTCCGCTGGTGCCCCGGCTGCGGTGACTACGCGGTCCTCGCCGCCGTCCAGGGCTTCATGCCCGAACTGGGCCTGGCGAAGGAGAACATCGTCTTCGTCTCCGGCATCGGCTGCTCCTCGCGCTTCCCGTACTACATGAACACCTACGGGATGCACTCCATCCACGGCCGCGCCCCGGCCATCGCCACCGGACTGGCCGCCTCCCGCCGCGATCTGTCGGTGTGGGTCGTCACCGGTGACGGCGACGCGCTGTCGATCGGCGGCAACCACCTGATCCACGCGCTGCGCCGCAATGTGAACTTGAAGATCCTGCTCTTCAACAACCGCATCTACGGTCTGACCAAGGGGCAGTACAGCCCCACCTCCGAGGTCGGCAAGATCACCAAGTCGACCCCGATGGGCTCCCTGGACGCGCCGTTCAACCCGCTGTCGCTCGCGCTCGGCGCCGAGGCGGGCTTCGTGGCCCGCACCGTGGACTCCGACCGCAAGCACCTGACCGAGGTGCTGCGGCAGGCGGCGGCCCACCCGGGCACCGCGCTGGTGGAGATCTACCAGAACTGCAACATCTTCAACGACGGCGCCTTCGAGGCCCTCAAGGACAAGGACCAGGCCCAGGAGGCCGTGATCCGGCTGGAGCACGGGCAGCCGATCCGCTTCGGCACCGACCAGTCCAAGGGCGTCATCCGCAACCAGCGCACCGGCGACCTCGAAGTGGTCACCGTCACCGCCGAGAACGAGCACCAGGTGCTGGTGCACGACGCCCACGCGGCCTCGCCCACCACGGCGTTCGCGCTGACCCGGCTCGCCGACGCGGACACCCTCCACCACACCCCCATCGGGGTGCTGCGCGATGTGGAGCGCCCGGTCTACGACACCCAGATGTCCGACCAGCTCGACAACGCCGTGGAGCTCAAGGGCAAGGGCGACCTCGGCGCGCTGCTCGCGGGCGGCGACACCTGGACCGTCGTGGGCTGA
- a CDS encoding 2-oxoacid:acceptor oxidoreductase subunit alpha, translated as MTSQVSSPAEQAEPADQQGGQTPAGGQRSADGGKEVRRLDRVIIRFAGDSGDGMQLTGDRFTSETASFGNDLSTLPNFPAEIRAPAGTLPGVSSFQLHFADHDILTPGDAPNVLVAMNPAALKANLPDVPRGAEIIVNTDEFTKRPMAKVGYDQSPLEDGSLDGYRVHPVPLTTLTIEALKEFGLSRKEAERSKNMFALGLLSWMYHRPTENTEKFLRQKFAKKPQIAEANVAAFRAGWNFGETTEDFAVSYEVAPATTAFPTGTYRNISGNLALSYGLIAASRQADLPLFLGSYPITPASDILHELSKHKNFGVRSFQAEDEIAGIGAALGAAFGGSLAVTTTSGPGVALKSETIGLAVSLELPLLVIDIQRGGPSTGLPTKTEQADLLQAMYGRNGEAPVPIVAPKTPGDCFDAALEAARIALAYRTPVFLLSDGYLANGSEPWRVPDVDELPDLRVQFAAGPNHVLADGTEVFWPYKRDPETLARPWAVPGTPGLEHRIGGIEKQDGTGNISYDPANHDHMVRIRQAKVDGIAVPDIEVDDPTGDARTLVLGWGSTYGPITAAVRRVRTAGDRIAQAHLRHLNPFPANLGKVLEGYEKVVVPEMNLGQLATLLRARYLVDTRSFTQVRGLPFKAEQLATALKEAIDD; from the coding sequence GTGACCAGCCAGGTCAGTAGCCCGGCCGAGCAGGCCGAACCAGCCGATCAGCAAGGCGGGCAGACGCCCGCCGGGGGGCAGCGATCAGCAGACGGCGGCAAGGAGGTCCGCCGTCTGGACCGGGTGATCATCCGGTTCGCGGGGGACTCCGGCGACGGTATGCAGCTCACGGGTGACCGGTTCACCTCGGAGACGGCGTCGTTCGGGAACGACCTGTCGACCCTGCCGAACTTCCCGGCGGAGATCCGCGCCCCCGCCGGCACCCTGCCCGGAGTGTCGAGCTTCCAGCTCCACTTCGCCGATCACGACATCCTCACACCGGGTGACGCGCCGAACGTGCTGGTGGCGATGAACCCGGCCGCGCTGAAGGCCAACCTCCCCGATGTGCCGCGCGGGGCGGAAATCATCGTCAACACCGACGAGTTCACCAAGCGCCCCATGGCCAAGGTCGGCTATGACCAAAGCCCCCTGGAGGACGGCTCGCTGGACGGCTATCGCGTCCACCCGGTGCCGCTCACCACGCTGACCATCGAGGCGCTGAAGGAATTCGGGCTGTCCCGCAAGGAGGCCGAGCGCAGCAAGAACATGTTCGCGCTCGGGCTGTTGTCGTGGATGTACCACCGGCCGACCGAGAACACCGAGAAGTTCCTGCGCCAGAAGTTCGCCAAGAAGCCGCAGATCGCCGAGGCGAACGTGGCCGCCTTCCGGGCGGGCTGGAACTTCGGCGAGACCACCGAGGACTTCGCCGTCTCCTACGAGGTCGCCCCGGCCACCACCGCGTTCCCCACCGGCACCTACCGGAACATCTCCGGAAACCTGGCGCTGTCGTACGGGCTGATCGCGGCGTCCCGCCAGGCCGATCTGCCGCTGTTCCTGGGGTCGTACCCGATCACCCCGGCCTCGGACATCCTGCACGAACTGTCCAAGCACAAGAACTTCGGTGTGCGCAGCTTCCAGGCCGAGGACGAGATCGCCGGGATCGGCGCCGCGCTGGGCGCGGCCTTCGGCGGCTCCCTCGCCGTGACCACCACCTCCGGCCCCGGTGTGGCGCTGAAGTCGGAGACCATCGGGCTCGCGGTGTCGCTCGAACTGCCGCTGCTGGTGATCGACATCCAGCGCGGCGGCCCCTCCACCGGACTGCCCACCAAGACCGAGCAGGCGGACCTGCTCCAGGCCATGTACGGGCGCAACGGCGAGGCCCCGGTGCCGATCGTGGCCCCGAAGACCCCGGGCGACTGCTTCGACGCCGCGCTCGAGGCCGCCCGGATCGCCCTGGCCTACCGCACCCCGGTGTTCCTGCTGTCGGACGGCTATCTGGCCAACGGCTCGGAGCCCTGGCGGGTGCCGGACGTCGACGAGCTGCCCGATCTGCGCGTCCAGTTCGCGGCCGGCCCCAACCACGTACTCGCCGACGGCACCGAGGTCTTCTGGCCGTACAAGCGCGACCCGGAGACGCTGGCCCGCCCCTGGGCCGTGCCCGGAACGCCCGGTCTGGAGCACCGGATCGGCGGCATCGAGAAGCAGGACGGCACGGGGAACATCTCCTACGACCCGGCCAATCACGACCACATGGTCCGCATCCGCCAGGCCAAGGTGGACGGCATCGCGGTGCCGGACATCGAGGTGGACGACCCGACCGGCGACGCCCGCACCCTGGTCCTGGGGTGGGGGTCCACCTACGGCCCGATCACCGCGGCGGTGCGCCGCGTCCGCACCGCGGGCGACCGGATCGCCCAGGCCCATCTGCGCCATCTCAACCCCTTCCCGGCCAACCTCGGCAAGGTGCTGGAGGGTTACGAGAAGGTCGTGGTGCCGGAGATGAACCTGGGTCAGCTGGCGACGCTGCTGCGCGCTCGCTATCTGGTCGACACCCGCTCCTTCACCCAGGTCCGCGGGCTGCCCTTCAAGGCCGAACAGCTCGCCACCGCCCTCAAGGAGGCCATCGATGACTGA
- a CDS encoding response regulator transcription factor translates to MLVPSNRVKRGPSIVADRVRVVIAEDSVLLREGLTRLLTDRGHDVVAGVGDAEALIKSVRELADEGALPDVVVADVRMPPTHTDEGVRAAVRLRRDHPGLAVLVLSQYVEEQYATELLAGNSRGVGYLLKDRVAEVREFVDAVVRVAQGGTALDPEVVAQLLGRSRKQDVLAGLTPREREVLGLMAEGRTNSAIARQLVVSDGAVEKHVSNIFLKLGLSPSDGDHRRVLAVLTYLNS, encoded by the coding sequence ATGCTGGTCCCGTCGAACCGAGTGAAACGGGGGCCGAGCATCGTGGCGGACAGAGTACGGGTGGTCATCGCCGAGGATTCGGTGCTGCTGCGGGAGGGACTGACCCGGCTGCTGACCGACCGGGGCCATGACGTGGTCGCGGGCGTCGGGGACGCGGAAGCGCTGATCAAGTCGGTGCGGGAGCTGGCCGACGAGGGCGCGCTACCGGATGTGGTGGTGGCCGACGTCCGGATGCCGCCCACGCACACCGACGAGGGGGTCCGGGCGGCCGTCCGGCTGCGCCGCGACCATCCCGGTCTCGCGGTGCTGGTCCTGTCGCAGTACGTGGAGGAGCAGTACGCCACCGAGCTGCTGGCCGGGAACAGCCGGGGCGTGGGCTATCTGCTCAAGGACCGGGTGGCCGAGGTGCGCGAGTTCGTGGACGCGGTGGTGCGGGTCGCCCAGGGCGGCACGGCGCTCGACCCGGAGGTGGTCGCCCAGCTGCTGGGCCGCAGCCGCAAGCAGGACGTGCTGGCCGGACTCACCCCGAGGGAGCGCGAGGTCCTGGGGCTGATGGCCGAGGGCCGTACCAATTCGGCCATCGCCCGGCAGCTCGTGGTGAGCGACGGCGCGGTCGAGAAGCATGTGAGCAACATCTTCCTGAAGCTCGGCCTGTCGCCGAGTGACGGGGATCACCGTCGGGTGCTCGCCGTCCTCACTTATCTCAATTCCTGA
- a CDS encoding sensor histidine kinase, whose product MATAYRPYEPGTEPRGHLVPAALKAPFQGRVWREFLYVLISLPMAILTFVYTVTMIALGAGLLITFLGVPVLGAALAGCRALGVVERARARALLGLEVAEPEPVLGRRGGRGGRRGPVAWVGALLRSGTSWRHVIYALIHLPWAVFSFGFAVAFTCYGWGFATYPLWRWVFPRYLDEPGLQVFGDDHGRNFYLDTPFEIAVTCAAGVLVLLLTPWIMRALTSVDRIMVTGLLGPSRLASRVWELESDRGTVVDTAAADLRRIERDLHDGAQARLVALAMDLGLAKEKLEEDPEAAAKMVDEAHGEVKLALQELRDLARGIHPAILTDRGLGPALSALAARCTVPVKATVDLPQRPAPAIEGIVYFTVSELLQNISKHSGARTAEVDVWRTEDRVMLQITDDGRGGADTSTGSGLAGLAERIDSVDGVLVVHSPPGGPTTVTAELPWR is encoded by the coding sequence ATGGCCACCGCATACCGCCCCTACGAGCCGGGGACCGAGCCCCGTGGCCATCTGGTGCCCGCAGCGCTGAAGGCGCCGTTCCAGGGCCGCGTGTGGCGTGAGTTCCTCTATGTCCTGATCAGCCTGCCGATGGCCATCCTCACCTTCGTCTACACGGTCACGATGATCGCGCTCGGCGCCGGGCTGCTGATCACCTTCCTCGGCGTCCCGGTGCTCGGCGCCGCCCTCGCGGGCTGCCGGGCGCTCGGCGTCGTCGAGCGGGCCCGCGCCCGGGCGCTGCTGGGGCTCGAGGTGGCCGAGCCCGAGCCCGTGCTCGGCCGGAGGGGCGGCCGTGGGGGCAGGCGCGGACCGGTCGCCTGGGTGGGCGCGCTGCTCAGGAGCGGCACCTCCTGGCGTCATGTGATCTACGCGCTGATCCATCTGCCGTGGGCGGTCTTCTCCTTCGGCTTCGCGGTGGCATTCACCTGCTACGGCTGGGGCTTCGCGACCTATCCGCTGTGGCGCTGGGTCTTCCCCCGGTATCTGGACGAGCCGGGTCTCCAGGTCTTCGGGGACGACCACGGGCGCAACTTCTATCTGGACACCCCGTTCGAGATCGCCGTGACCTGCGCCGCCGGGGTGCTGGTCCTGCTGCTGACCCCGTGGATCATGCGGGCGCTGACCTCGGTCGACCGGATCATGGTGACCGGGCTGCTCGGCCCGTCCCGGCTGGCGAGCCGGGTCTGGGAGCTGGAGTCGGACCGGGGCACGGTGGTGGACACCGCCGCCGCCGACCTGCGCCGGATCGAACGCGACCTCCACGACGGCGCCCAGGCCCGCCTGGTCGCCCTCGCCATGGATCTGGGCCTGGCGAAGGAGAAGCTGGAGGAGGACCCGGAGGCCGCCGCGAAGATGGTGGACGAGGCCCACGGCGAGGTGAAGCTCGCCCTCCAGGAGCTCCGCGACCTCGCCCGCGGCATCCACCCCGCCATCCTCACCGACCGCGGTCTCGGCCCCGCCCTCTCCGCCCTCGCCGCCCGCTGCACCGTCCCGGTGAAGGCGACCGTGGACCTTCCGCAGCGGCCCGCGCCCGCGATCGAGGGCATCGTCTACTTCACCGTCTCCGAGCTGCTCCAGAACATCAGCAAGCACAGCGGCGCCCGCACCGCCGAGGTCGACGTCTGGCGCACCGAGGACCGGGTGATGCTCCAGATCACGGACGACGGGAGGGGCGGGGCCGACACCTCCACCGGTTCGGGTCTCGCCGGGCTGGCCGAGCGGATCGACTCGGTGGACGGGGTCCTCGTCGTCCACTCCCCGCCGGGCGGCCCGACCACGGTGACCGCCGAGCTCCCCTGGCGCTGA